The DNA window aaaggtactaaactaaaaatctaaaattaagtaactaaacaaaaaatctaaaattaagtaactaaacaaaaaatataaaattaagtaaataactaaaaataatacgaCTATTGTTATGCGTGCGATATTGACatcaatccccggcaacggcgccaatttgttgaaagtactttgggtaaatattttctaaatatcgtatccacagagacagAGTCAATATTACTGCTgttctatagtcgaattataATGAATGGTAAAAAGCATTGGTTTTGATTATTTAGTCTAAAAGTGTGTATAAGAAAGTAATAATTAATTGACTGAAAGCTTAAAGAATGAATAACAATgttgatgaatatgttgagttctagggttcatcaacctattcgtaCGCAACtgatcaattaatccacaagtgaaccattatataagttattatcttcattcatcctcaaaactgacctcatgtctaagatcaatttagaaccatctctaccggtatgatattcgatctctcagaataacaatAAGGATAAAAGGAATTAAACacaatgatttatgaaaactgaTTCACAATCCCATCTCTGAAAATTAAGAACAAGTCAATataaaaacctagggcaaaagtatgaaccctatctctcgattgatagctcaacaatgatataaaataaaagcaaggttctttattgataataaaacttaaacaattgttcacatgaATTAATCAAAGTTATTGCATCTttataggttaactactaccttaaaatcaacacaatggggtttatctctccatagacatgaagaacacataaaacttcatagagggattcatcttaatcaagggaatgtcttcgattgatgttgaattctccgttgaATGTTGTTTTCAGCTCTGGAATATGAATGCTCTCTGAATTTTGTTCACCAAAAATATATGagttatgaggattagggcttctattatAATAATCTTTCTTTTTAACGAAGTAACCGCGGCGCGGACTAGAGGGTTTGGCGCGCCTCGCCCAAATCTGTTGCGGCGCGGCCTTTGTCTTATCTCACTTCTTTGTGCTTTTGCGTCTCCAGTGTCCTTACGCCTTCATGTTTCCTCGTCCTTACTTCTCAGCCTTAAtacctgcacaaataacacccaaattGATTCAGTTTGCTCTACAATTAGCATCAAACttctagagttcaattctaaccataaactCACTAAAGATCATACGATATACTCAACTTCAGATCAAAAGGTAGttattttaacacatgaaaatactgataattcactcctaacagtcATCAAGACAACGAAATGAGATGATATCTATAAAGGCTTAACTCAGTGAACAAAGGATGCACTGATTATGTtgttttgtaatattttgaaactttttttgTAATCAAATGCTTAACTATGCATGTTTcttatgtttatttgtaatctttTGAAACCTTTTTTTGCTTAACTCAAGTCAGCTAAATATGCTGCAAAAAGTACTGATAATGAACCTTATTCAAGGTCATCTTTTTATGTTATGTCTAATTAATCTTATGTTTACTAATTATGGTGCCTTATATTATGGAATATATCTGCTTATGTCAAATTATAGGTAACTAATTATGTTACAAGTGCAAATTATATATGTGACTTATAGGACACCAATTTAAAGGTGACTTACAATGGAACATGTCAAATTATAGGTCACTAATTAACATACACAAATTATAGGTCACTATGGAACCTGTGAAGTTATAGGTCTTATAACATTAACATGCACTTATTCTTATTAAACCCATATTGTAACATTGTCAAATTATAGGTCTTATGACAACAACAAGAttaacaaacaattattaaaccCATACTACAACATTGCATTCAATTTCAGAAACAAACAATTACACGTTACAGGTTTATAAAAAACTACAATTTTCTCAATTTCCCATGATCCTTCAGCATTTACATTTCATTAGCAAATACGAATTGACCATGAACGAAATTGCAATGTAAATTGTCTTCGTCTTTCCACAAAATCCATCTGACTTCTGTTGTATCTGCAATTCAACATTTTTCTCATTGCTAACTCATATAACTCCTTCAAGGCTTCAAAATATTGCATCTCCCTTATCTTAGTTGAATCATTTGTTCATTCTTCATCTAAAGTCTCGATTACGTCTCCCTTATCTTAGTTATTAATTGTAGTGTAAAGGTAATGATTAATTTTTTGTATAgacaatatttattataaatggtattattaaattaatttactatagtaaaaaaattatataatttaattaatttaatttattaatgaaAAAACTTATATAATTTTGCAAAAGAGAATACGTATAAATATTAAGATAAAGAATAGAAAAATAATTGTCAAATAAATTCTCTagcaattaatatatatatatgaataaatttttaaaataagtttttaaattaaaattatataaattgtcTATAAAATCCTTGAAAAGTATGATGTGTCACAAAATTAAAGTCATGGTAAAAAGATGCAAatgtataaattttattaattaagtttATAAAAGATTGAAATCTCTCAATATAAAAAGAATAATTTATAATAAGAAAAATGGTATTTCAAAATAGATCAGAGGTTTAAATTATTGGTACATATGcatataaaaatgattaaaataactcaatataaaaataatgatttataattaaaaaaatgatatttataaatcatTACAACTCATGACAACTATACTTCTAAATTGTAACTAATTATGAAAAGTAGGAAGTAAATTTACGTCATTGTTTATAAGAGAATaagactaattaaattaaagtaataaagagcataaaagaagtatttcactaaaaaaaattaataatagaaaTGGCAATAGTGATagaaaaaataagaaaacaaataggTTGGTGGAAAaggtcaaaataaaatatatataaatgatgTATTTCATTGTAGTTGCATTTTTCCATtttcttataacttattttttttaagaaataaatgaATTAGACTAGGAGGCAATTGGAATTTGAATTCTTTTGTATTCCAATAACATTATTTGACATCATGGTTGAGTTATAAATAAGAGAGCAATTTGATGTAAAAATAGTCATCGGAGTGAAATGGCTTTATCATCATCAAGAATGAGTGTAGTAATAATTGTGATATGCTTTACATTTTCACTTAACATGTGTGTGGGAACTGATTATGACTATTTGGCATTGGCTCATCAATGGCAACCAGGATACTGCAGGATGCCAGATATTAAATTTACCTGTCAAAAGAAAGTAACAGACAACTTTAGTATCCATGGTTTGTGGCCTTCGAAGCACTCGGGTCCTCAGCCACGTGATTGCACGACAGATGGTCGAGGGGGATACTTGGATGTGAATAAGGTGatgagtttgtttgtttattatcATGACAAAAaataacttttgtttatattacaTGTATCAATaacatgaatttttttttttacagatgaTTGGTAGTTTAATATCAAATCTCAAGAAATCATGGCCAAGCTCAATTGGAAAAGATGAAGACTTATGGACATATCAATGGAGGACGCATGGAACATGTTACTACGATGGAAACAAGCATAAGCAATACAAATACTTCCAGACAGCCGACAACTTTTATAAGAATTTTGAACTTTTTAATAAACTCAAGGCAGAAGGGATTGTCCCTGTTTCAGGATTAGGCAAAAACTACACTACAGAGGCTGCAATAAAAGCCATCAGAAAGCAATACACCCAAGACACTGTTACCTACATTCCTCAATTCATGTGTTCTCCGTTCCTACCACATGAATTATAtgaagttattttgtgtttggatCATGAAGGAAATCATCTCATCAACTGTACAAGGCCTTCAACTTGTGGCAACTTGTTTTTATGGAAATTAGAACCATAATAATATATTGCTTCCAGATATAGATATACTAAATAAAATGGAAGCAACTATGAGTGTCGTCAAAGTTTATGAAACAGATTCTTGTGTTTATGAATTTCAATATACTACTCCATCCCCCTATTATGAAACAGATTTGTGTTTATGAATGTCAATGTACTACTCGATCCCCCTATTATGAAACAGATTTATCTATTATCCTCTCATCTCAATGTTTACTTTATTGTTGTCTCAACTTAAAATTCTTtcaatgaaaaaagaaaaagtacCAGTATTTAGTATTCTATTTAAAATTTACTCAAATCATCTTAAGTATATTTCTAGTTCTCTACTTTGATGGAGTTGTTGACTCAATAGTCAATACAATCAAAATTCTCGAGACTTCAAAACAGGTATGCAGAACAAATGTTGATAACTATATGAGTAAAATTGGAGCACATTCATTAAAGAAAACATAGCATTCTtacaaatgaaaaatagaaacataaaaaatattaacaagTCCCTGTAACACACACCAAACCATAAACTATAATTTTCATATACACATACACATGAATAAAACAGAGACATACAACATGCATTTCAGCATATTCACACTCTTAAGTATACAAGGCAAAAATCCTAATAACCAATGTCATACCTCCGagtgaaaaaaaaaactagttaCTTGATCCTCGAATCGAAAGAAGACTTTCCTTGTAAATTCCGATCTTACAACAATAATCCTCTCCTTTAAGACCAAGCTCCTCAATTATTTGAGTGCTCAAATCAACATAGGCTAGCTCATCATCTTTTTTCCTAAAGAAAACATATCCCTTCTTCCCAAATCCAATTAGGGGCCAGTCCACGGACGGTACGG is part of the Vicia villosa cultivar HV-30 ecotype Madison, WI linkage group LG2, Vvil1.0, whole genome shotgun sequence genome and encodes:
- the LOC131648867 gene encoding intracellular ribonuclease LX-like, with the translated sequence MALSSSRMSVVIIVICFTFSLNMCVGTDYDYLALAHQWQPGYCRMPDIKFTCQKKVTDNFSIHGLWPSKHSGPQPRDCTTDGRGGYLDVNKMIGSLISNLKKSWPSSIGKDEDLWTYQWRTHGTCYYDGNKHKQYKYFQTADNFYKNFELFNKLKAEGIVPVSGLGKNYTTEAAIKAIRKQYTQDTVTYIPQFMCSPFLPHELYEVILCLDHEGNHLINCTRPSTCGNLFLWKLEP